The Petrotoga sp. 9PW.55.5.1 genome segment CGTCTATTTCAATATATGCAAAATTTTGATTTTTACATTCTCCAAGAATTTCTTGCTTAAATTCGTAAAATTTATTTGAAAACTGTTCATCGTCCACATTTATACATACTATAATTGGTTTTAAGGTAAATAAAGATAAAGAACTAATTACTTTTTTCTCTTCTTCGGTAAGCTCTATTTTTGATAAAAATGTTTCCTGTTCTAAGAATTCTTTCAACTTTCCTAAAACTTTTTCTTCCTGTTCTTCTAATTGAGAAACCTTTGTCTTCTTTTTTTGCATTTGAAGTCTTTCCAAACGGTTTTCGACTACTTCTAAATCTCTAAAAATTAATTCTGTTTGTAAAATTTCAAGTTGCCTAATCGCGTTATTTGCGCCTTCTGGCCAAGGAACGGATGGATTTTCAAAAGCCCTTATAACCAATAACAAGGCATCTACCGTTTGAATCATTTGAAAGATCCTATTTTTTTCTTTTGGGTCTCCTTTATGATCATAACTTGGTATATCTATAAAATCTAAAGAAGCAAAAACAATTTTTTTAGGGTCATATAATTTTGCCAGAGAAAGAACTCTGTTATCTTTTATTTGAGCGGTTCTCTTTATTATTTCTCTTTTAAAACTATCTTCTATCTTTGTATTTGTTAAGAGTGAAAAAATAGTAGATTTTCCTGTTAAAGGCAGACCAAAAATTCCTATTTCCAACTGTTTTTCACCTCTCTTCTCTTTTAACCGATTCCCAATATTCATCGAATTCCTTCAAATTTAAACTTTCAAATTCTTTTTTATCGTTTTCTATTATCTTTTCCATCTTATTAAATCTTTTGATAAATTTTTCTGTGGCTTTACGTAAAGAAACTTCGGGATCTACTTTTAAAAAGCGGGCTAAATTAACCAGGGCAAACAAAAGGTCACCAAACTCTTCTTCTACTTCTTTCCTATTTTTGGCGGCATTGAGCTCGTTTAGTTCTTCTTCCACTTTATCTTTTACATCTTTTATTTCAGTCCAATCAAATCCAACAGCTGCAGCATTTTCTTGAACACGACGGGCTAAAGATAAAGCTGGTAAAGCTTTGTTGAATTTACCTATCCTGCTATAATTTTTATTGCCTTTTTCTTGAGCTTTTATCTCTTCCCAGCGAGCATATGAATATCCTCTTTTATCTCCAAACACATGGGGGTGTCTTCTAACTAACTTTTGAATTAAGTTATCTATTACTTCTATAGTGTAAAAATCATTTTTTTCTTCAGCTATAACTGAATGAAAAACTACTTGTAAGAGAACATCTCCCAATTCCTCTTTAATCATTAATTTATCTTCTTCGTCTATTGCTTCTACTAATTCGTATGCTTCTTCTATTATATAGGGTTTTAAACTTTGATGAGTTTGTTCTTTATCCCAATCACAACCTTGTGGACCTCTCAATGTTTTCATGACTCTAACTAACTCTTCAAATCTGTTACCTAAATCCAAAGCGATACCTCCTATACGAAGCTAATCTTTATAAATCCACTCACTTTCTTTTTGTTTTCTTTTTTTGCTAAAATAAGATAGCAGCCACAAAGCAAGTATCACTGCTAAAATAATAGGTATTACATACTTAAATAAAATATTCAAAACAACATTTCTTCGCAATTCTTTCAATGCTGTTTGAGAATCTTCAGTTATGTATCCTCTACTTTCTGCAGCATTAAGAAAATATCTTGCAAGTTCGGAATTTTCTTTATTATCCCAATTATAATAAGCCATTCCAATCTTAGACATTAACCGGCCATTTTCTTTGTCGCTGTTTAAAGATTTCCTATAAAAATCGATTTTTCTTTCATAATTTTCTTCTATATCTCCTAAAAACTCATAAACCTGAGAATTTAAAATCGCACTTTTGGAATTTTCGATGGCTAAATTAGCTAGTTTTACAGATTCTTCTTCCCTTCCCAACTGATAAAACATTTTTGAAAAGAAAAAAAGAGTTTCTGGATTATTGCCTCCTATTCGCAAATAGGTATTGTATAGCTCTTCTATCATTTCAGTATCATTCAAAAGGAAACTAAATTCTACCAAAGTTTCTATGATTTTTTTATCATGATCATACTTAAAATAGATCTCTTTTAAATCATTATAAGCTTTTTCAGGGTCACCGTAAATATTAGATTTAAAAAGAACTTGTGAGCGGACATATACAGTAAGTGGTGTAGGTTCTCCAACAAGATTTTCTATTTTTTGTGTATATTCGAAAATAATTCTTGCTGCAGCAGGGTCTCGAGAATTTTGCCAGTATTGAAAATTGAAAAATAAAAACAATGAGTTTATAACTACGGAATCTGGAAAAACTTCTAAGGCGGTTTCAAATTTTTCTGCTGGATCTATATAGGCATATGGACTAATATTTTGTAAAATATTCAGAGTTAGTTCATCATCGGGAGGTAAAACTAAAGTTGATACATCAAGATTTTCAACGTACTTTGATAATCCTGTTTCCCATCTCTTTAATAAGCTTCCTAAAGTTTTTATATATGGGTCATTTGATTCATACATTGTATCAAGATCAACGTAGTAAACAAAATGGTCAAAATTGGTTGCATAAGTTAAGGCCACTAGAGTTAAAAAGAACACAAAAACAAAAGCTTTTTTATGCAAGACAGTCCTCCTCTAAATTATTTCGTAGTTGTTTTTTTCAAAAAAGTTTTTAAAAATACTTATACAATTATAACATAATGAATATTTATACAAAAGCATAAATTTTATTTTTTCTGGGAGTTTATAACTTTTGCAATATAGGCTCAAAATTAAGATGGAACAAAATTTATGATATAATATTAGTAGAATACGCAAACTTTATTCTATAATTTCAACAGGGGGTGTTTTAATGTATAAGAAAAAGAGTTTTGAAGAAATATTAAATGAAATATCCTCAGCAAAGCCAGCCCCCGCAGGAGGAACAGTAACAGCCTTAGTGGGTGCTTTAGCTTCTGCTTTAGGTTATATGATAGCGAATTATACAATTTCCGTGTCCAAGAATAAGAATTATGAAAATACATTAGAAATCTCTATGGAAAATTTAATAGATATAAAAGAAAAACTCATTGAATATTCTGAAGAGTCTTCTAAATATACTGAGAGGATAGAGAATATTAATAAGGGGCATGAAAGAGAGAAAGCTTTAAAAAGAGCCGCTTTATTTTCATTTAATATAGCGAAAGCCTGTTACAACATACTAAAAAATTGTTTTACCCTTTACAAATATGGGGATCCCGTTTTAAAGCCAGAAGCCAAGATCACCTGTTATATGGCATGGGCTGCAATGAGCTCTGCGATAATTTCTGTTAAAGCAAATCTTGAAGAAATAAGTAATGGAGAAGAAAAAGAAAATCTTCTAAACGATACTATAGAATTTCAAAATGAGGCAAATTCTTTGTTGGAAGAATTGAAGGAGGAAATGGGAAGTTAATGGAAGAAACTCCTATAAAGTTTGAATTATTACATGTTGATAAATATACAGGAGCTAGACGTGGGCGAATCATAACAAAAAGAGGAATAATTGAAACTCCAGTTTTTATGCCGGTTGGTACCAATGCTACGGTGAAGGGATTAACAAAATCAAATTTAGAAGAAATAAACTCTGAAATTATATTAGCAAACGCCTTCCATTTGTATTTAAGACCCGGATTAGAAGTACTGGATCATTTTAATGGGTTACACAATTTTATGAACTGGGAAAGGCCAATTTTAACTGATAGTGGAGGATTTCAAGTATTTTCTTTGCCGAATACTAAGCTAACAGATGAAAAAGTAATTTTTAAATCACCTTTAGATGGTTCAAAAATAGAGTTAACACCAGAGAAATCTCTGGATATTCAAAAAGTCATAGATTCTGATATTGCAATGGTATTGGATGTTTGTGTGAATTCAAAATCCAATTACGATACAGTTAAAGATAGCGTTATAAAAACTTTTAATTGGGCTTTAAGGTCAAAAGAGTATCATAATCATAAAACTCAAGCTTTATTTGGAATCGTTCAAGGTGGATTATATAAAGATTTAAGGGAGTTAAGTTTATCTCAAATAACCTCTTTGGATTTTGATGGATATGCTCTTGGTGGATTAGCTGTTGGAGAAAAGTATCAAGAATCTGAAAAGATATTAAACTCTTTTGGGAATAGATTACCAGAAAATAAACCAAGGTATATTATGGGAATAGGTTCTCCAACGATGATGTTTTTGTCTGTAGAAAATGGTATGGATATGTTTGATTGTGTCTTACCTACTAGAATGGGAAGGCATGGTACTGCCCTAACTTTTGAAGGAAAAATTAATCTAAAATCTTCCAATGTAAAATACGATGAAAAACCTATAGATGAACAATGCGATTGTTATACATGTAGAAATCATTCAAGAGGATATATACACCATTTATTTAAAAAGGATGAAATACTAGGAAAAGTTCTTTTAAGTATTCATAATCTTAGATTTAATATATTTTTGATTGAAAAGATGAGAACCGCAATAGAAAATGACGATTTTAAATATCTCAAGGAAGAGTTTTTCAATAATTCAACTTACTCACTCACCAACTAGGGGAAAAAGCTAATAAGGAGGGATCACCCGTGAAATCTTTTGTGAAGTACTATAATGAAGTAAAGCCGAAATATCAAAACAAATTAGATCTTACCAAAAAATTTCAAGAGATTCCCAAACTATATTCAAGAAGTGTAAGTAAGCTTTTAGAAAGGATATATGGCGAAGAAAAAATTGATAGTAAGTTAGTAGAAGAATATATTGAATTTACACCAGATAAAGAGCCCTATTTTACTGTAAAAAAAGAGATTATAAACTTATTGGAAGAAGATTGGCAGGATAGTGATCTTCCGAGCATTTTTGAAAAGATGGCCAAAGCAGCATATGACCGTTATAAGCATATAATCGACGATAACGATAGGACAGAAACATTTAGATTAGAATAAAATGTGCATTAAGGTCCTGCTGGATTACCTCAGGACCTTAATTTAAAATTTAAAGAAAGGCTGAAAAAATGAAAGAAGATAATAATAATATAAAGATAAACAAAATACAAAGCTTATTTTGGAAGATTTTGTTTTTTTCATATGTAATTCTAATAATTTACCTATCAATAGCACAGCCAGTAATTAACTATAGCACATATAGAGGAGAAGATAAGATAGTTCACTTTGTTTCTTATTTTATTGGAGCGGATCTTTTTTTCACTGCTTTTTATAAAAAAAGTAATAAATTTTATTTTGCTATTAATTTGATATTCTTCCTGGTTATTCCGATTTTGACTGAATATTTACAAAAGTTTACTTACTATCGAACTTATAGCGTTTTAGATATGCTAGCAAATTATATCGGGGCTTTGGTAGGATTTTTGTTTTTCTTATTTAAATATCGAGCATTTAACTAGGTTTTAGAGTAAATCAAAGAGGTGTATTTTTTGAAAAAAGTAAAATATGCGATAGTTTATTTGAATATAGACCCTAATTATGCTAAAATGAATAACCTTCCTGTAAAATTACCAGTTTTAGCGGAAGATTTTCAGGAGGCAAGAAAAAGTAACAAAATTTCACTGGATATTATTTTAAGAGGTTTAGAAGCACAATATGAAGTAGAACCAAAAAATGAATATTACAAATCTTACTTAATTTTTTATTATTACGAAGCGTTTAAAAAGTATCTCAACGAAGGTAATTTTGAAGAAGCAAAACTTTATTTAGAAAGAGCAAGAGAAAAACATCCTGATTATAGATTTCATTTCTATACAGGACTATATTTCAAAAAATTAGAAAATTTTGAGCTGGCGGAATTGCATTTAAAACAATGTCTAAAAGAAAAGCCAAACTTTGCCTATGGTTATTATGAAC includes the following:
- a CDS encoding DUF933 domain-containing protein; translated protein: MNIGNRLKEKRGEKQLEIGIFGLPLTGKSTIFSLLTNTKIEDSFKREIIKRTAQIKDNRVLSLAKLYDPKKIVFASLDFIDIPSYDHKGDPKEKNRIFQMIQTVDALLLVIRAFENPSVPWPEGANNAIRQLEILQTELIFRDLEVVENRLERLQMQKKKTKVSQLEEQEEKVLGKLKEFLEQETFLSKIELTEEEKKVISSLSLFTLKPIIVCINVDDEQFSNKFYEFKQEILGECKNQNFAYIEIDGKIETEINELESEDEKKMFLEELSIEEPGIDRLAKIVYNHVGLISFFTVGKDEVRAWTVKKGSTMKEAAGKIHSDFEKNFIRAEVMKYNDLIKYGSEEKVKENGLWRLAGKEELVEDGEILNIRANA
- the mazG gene encoding nucleoside triphosphate pyrophosphohydrolase, with protein sequence MKTLRGPQGCDWDKEQTHQSLKPYIIEEAYELVEAIDEEDKLMIKEELGDVLLQVVFHSVIAEEKNDFYTIEVIDNLIQKLVRRHPHVFGDKRGYSYARWEEIKAQEKGNKNYSRIGKFNKALPALSLARRVQENAAAVGFDWTEIKDVKDKVEEELNELNAAKNRKEVEEEFGDLLFALVNLARFLKVDPEVSLRKATEKFIKRFNKMEKIIENDKKEFESLNLKEFDEYWESVKREER
- a CDS encoding lipopolysaccharide assembly protein LapB, which codes for MHKKAFVFVFFLTLVALTYATNFDHFVYYVDLDTMYESNDPYIKTLGSLLKRWETGLSKYVENLDVSTLVLPPDDELTLNILQNISPYAYIDPAEKFETALEVFPDSVVINSLFLFFNFQYWQNSRDPAAARIIFEYTQKIENLVGEPTPLTVYVRSQVLFKSNIYGDPEKAYNDLKEIYFKYDHDKKIIETLVEFSFLLNDTEMIEELYNTYLRIGGNNPETLFFFSKMFYQLGREEESVKLANLAIENSKSAILNSQVYEFLGDIEENYERKIDFYRKSLNSDKENGRLMSKIGMAYYNWDNKENSELARYFLNAAESRGYITEDSQTALKELRRNVVLNILFKYVIPIILAVILALWLLSYFSKKRKQKESEWIYKD
- a CDS encoding cyclodeaminase/cyclohydrolase family protein codes for the protein MYKKKSFEEILNEISSAKPAPAGGTVTALVGALASALGYMIANYTISVSKNKNYENTLEISMENLIDIKEKLIEYSEESSKYTERIENINKGHEREKALKRAALFSFNIAKACYNILKNCFTLYKYGDPVLKPEAKITCYMAWAAMSSAIISVKANLEEISNGEEKENLLNDTIEFQNEANSLLEELKEEMGS
- the tgt gene encoding tRNA guanosine(34) transglycosylase Tgt; protein product: MEETPIKFELLHVDKYTGARRGRIITKRGIIETPVFMPVGTNATVKGLTKSNLEEINSEIILANAFHLYLRPGLEVLDHFNGLHNFMNWERPILTDSGGFQVFSLPNTKLTDEKVIFKSPLDGSKIELTPEKSLDIQKVIDSDIAMVLDVCVNSKSNYDTVKDSVIKTFNWALRSKEYHNHKTQALFGIVQGGLYKDLRELSLSQITSLDFDGYALGGLAVGEKYQESEKILNSFGNRLPENKPRYIMGIGSPTMMFLSVENGMDMFDCVLPTRMGRHGTALTFEGKINLKSSNVKYDEKPIDEQCDCYTCRNHSRGYIHHLFKKDEILGKVLLSIHNLRFNIFLIEKMRTAIENDDFKYLKEEFFNNSTYSLTN
- a CDS encoding VanZ family protein, with protein sequence MKEDNNNIKINKIQSLFWKILFFSYVILIIYLSIAQPVINYSTYRGEDKIVHFVSYFIGADLFFTAFYKKSNKFYFAINLIFFLVIPILTEYLQKFTYYRTYSVLDMLANYIGALVGFLFFLFKYRAFN